ACGATTACGAAAATCAACTCAATCATTGTAAAGCCCTTTTTCATGGGTCACTCCTTAAAAAATAAATTTCACTTTATTTACACAAAGGTGTAATGAAAAATAGGCTTAAATTCACATTATTTTTATCTAAAATATTTCACATAAAAAATTTCTTAAAAAAGGACTAAAATGTTTAAATATTTAAAACATTTATTAAATTTTACATTCAAGCAAATATTAAAATT
This genomic window from Campylobacter sp. MG1 contains:
- a CDS encoding prepilin-type N-terminal cleavage/methylation domain-containing protein, translated to MKKGFTMIELIFVIV